GCGCTGGGTGGTGCGTTTCACATGCCTGTCGAAGTCGCGGTCGGCAATGTCGTTGATGGTGCAGCCCGCGCTGCGCATCAGCACCGTGCCCAGCACAAAGACCACGAGCAGATGCCAGCCCGGAAAGCCCTGACCGGCCACCCACAGCGCCACCAGCGTGGGCCAGACCAGCACCAGCCAGCCTGCGGGGCGGTTGAAGCGGATCAGATCAAGATACAGCGACAGCTTGGAGCGCGGCGAAGCAGGGATGGAGGCGGACATGAGACGGGTTCCGAAAGGCAGGAGATCACGACCGGGCCCCCAGGCCACGGTCAGCGCAGCGGCAATTGTGCCTCGGCCTGCGGCGGCCCGATGGCGCCGCCCCCATGCTCGACACGGTCTGTCAACCAGAGCACCAGGGCCGTCCAGCCCAGGCCCAGGCACAGGCCCGCCAGCACATCGCTGGCATGGTGCACGGACAGCAGCACGCGACTCAAGCCCGTGCTCAAGGCCAGCAGCGCGGCCGCCGCAAAGACCCAAGTCCGCCAGCGCCGCGGCAGGTGACGAGCGGCCAGCCAGGCCAGCATGCCGAAAATCGCTGCCGTGCCCGCGCTATGGCCGCTGGGAAAGCTGAATCCGGCCTCATGCACCAGCCCGTCCAGCGGACGCGCACGCTGCATGGTCCCCTTGATGAAACGCACCCACAGTCCGGTGCCGGCCACCGCCACCACCCAGCTCAGTAGCTGCAGACCCTGGCGCCGCCACAGCAGCCACAGGCCCACGACCAGGCTCAGCAGCCCCATGACGCGCAAATCCCCGAGCTGGGTCCATGCCCGCACCAGAGGCTGAAGTGTGGGAGGCAGGGCCGCGCTCACCGCGCGCTGCAGCGTCAGGTCCAGGGCCATCAGCCCCTGAGGCGGCTGCGCCGACTGGGACTGGTGCACGCCGACACTCAGCAGGGCCAGAAGCACAGCGGCCAGTGCAGCCACCGCCAGCAAGCGACCGCCATCCGGCCTGAAGTCCGCGCTGCGGTCCTGCCACAGCCACCCGGCCCGGCCCTGTGCACGGCAACGCAGCATGCAGGCCCCAACCAGCAACAGCAGCAGCAACACCCAGATGACATGGCTGTCCACCCATTGCGCCAGCAGGACCACGGGAGTCGCTGCAGAAAACACAGGCATTCCTTTCCAAAGCAAAAGCGAAAAAGCCCTGACGGGCCTCTGGAGGCTAGCCCGTCAGGGCTTGAGGGAGACCGGGACGAGTTGCTGCCGCGGCGCGGCTCACTCCTCGAGCAGGGAGCGCAGCATCCAGGCGGTCTGCTCGTGCACGGCCAGGCGCTGGGTCAGCAGATCGGCCGTGGGCTCGTCGCCTGCCTTGTCGGCACGTGGGAACAGCTGGCGTGCCGTGCGCGCCACGGCCTCATGACCCTGCACCAGAATGCGCACCATCTCCAGAGCCTTGGGCGGCTGGGCCGGGGCATCGGGCAGGCTGGTGAGCTTGCCGAACTGGGCATAGGAGCCCGGTGCATGGTGGCCCAGAGCGCGGATACGCTCGGCCACGGGATCGACGGCATTCCACAGCTCGGTGTACTGCGCCATGAACATGGTGTGCAGCGTGTTGAACATGGGCCCCGTGACGTTCCAATGGAAGTTGTGCGTGGTCAGGTACAGCGTATAGGTGTCGGCCAGCAGCGCCGACAGCCCCTTGGCGATGGCTGCGCGATCCTCGTCGCTGATGCCGATGTGGATGCCTGCCGGCACCTGCGGCGCGGCGTCCGACTTTTGTTTCTGCGATTTGTCCTTGCCTTGCTTGGTCATGCACTCACCTTTCAGGTTTAACGAATCCAGACTCCCGCCCTCTTCGAGCCGCTGAAGCCACGCTTATTGCGTCAGGCGCTGCACTCCCGGCAGCGGGCAGGCGTAGACGGCATTGCGCAGTGCGGCAATCGCCTCGTAGCGCGTGAAGCTGCGCCGCCAGGCCAGCACCACACGGCGGGTAGGCGGCGCAATGCCATCTTCCTCATGAATCGGAAGATAGCGAATATGAGGCTCATCGGCGCGGCGGCGGCGCTCAATGGGAGCCAGTGCATCCTCGGGCACGGACAGTCGCGGCACCAGGGTCACGCCCATGCCGGCAGCCACCATGTATTTGATGGTTTCCAGCGAGGAGCCTTCGAACGTGCGGCGAATGCCTTCGGAGTTGCTGGCATAGCGCGCGAATTCGGGGCAGACCTCGAGCACATGGTCGCGGAAGCAGTGACCCGCGCCCAGCAACAGCATGGTCTCGTTCTTGAGATCCGTGGTGGACAGGCTTTTCTTCTGCGCCAGCGGGTGGGTGCTGGGCACGGCGGCCATGAAGGGCTCGTCGTACAGCGGCGCCAGTGCCAGACCGGTATCGGGGAAGGGCTCGGCCATGATGGCGCAGTCGATCTCGCCCGTGCGCAGCATCTCCAGCAGCTTGACGGTGAAGTTCTCCTGCAGCATCAGCGGCATCTGCGGCGTCATATTGATGGAGTTGCGCACCAGATCAGGGAGCAGGTAGGGGCCTATGGTGTAGATCACGCCCAGGGTCAGAACGCCTGACAGCGGGTCCTTGCCGCGCTTGGCGATTTCCTTGATCTCGTTGGCCTGCTCGAGCACGCTTTGGGCCTGGCGCACGATCTCCTCGCCCAGCGAGGTCACCGAGACTTCGCCGGCACTGCGCTCAAAAATCTTGACATCCAGCTCTTCCTCCAGCTTCTTGATCGCCACGGACAGCGTAGGCTGGGATACATAGCATGCTTCGGCGGCGCGGCCAAAGTGCTTTTCCCGCGCAACGGCCACGATGTACTTCAATTCGGTAAGAGTCATAGAGAGTGGGTCATTGGGATCATCAACAACAGCATTGATTCATCCTGTTTTTGCATTCAATCACAAATTGCCAAGGCAAAAGATTACATATATTCCTGCAAAAACGTAACTCTTTACGTCTTCAAACGCAGGTTTGGGTATTTCAGGCCTTCAAATATTCGGCCTTTCCACCCAGCCAGCGGCTGACATGGCGTGCAGCCAGCGCAGGAAACTGCTCAAGCATAAGCGGTGCCAGCTCGCGCGCCCAGTCCAGCAGCAGCACATCCTGCTCGAGATCGGCAAAGCGCAGCATGGGGGCGCCCGACTGCCGGGCACCGAGAAACTCGCCCGGTCCGCGAATCTCCAGATCCCGCCTCGCGATCTCGAAGCCGTCATTGGTCTCGGCCATGGCACGCAGGCGCTCCTTGCCGGTATCGGACAGTCGCCCGTTGTCATTGACCGAATACAGCAGCACACAGGCCGAGGCTGCAGCGCCGCGCCCCACACGGCCGCGCAACTGGTGCAGCTGCGAGAGGCCGAAGCGCTCCGAGTGTTCGATGACCATCAGCGAGGCATTGGGCACGTCCACGCCCACCTCGATCACCGTGGTGGATACCAGCACTCCCATGACGCCGGCCGAAAACAGCTCCATCACGGCCTTTTTCTCGACCGTGGGCATGCGCGAGTGCAGCAGGCCCACCATGACACCGGGCAGCATTTCGCTCAAATATTCATGGGTGGCCGTGGCATTCGACAGATCCAGCGCTTCGCTCTCCTCGATCAACGGGCAGACCCAGTAGACCTGACGCCCGCTGGCGACCTGGGCAGCGATGCGCTCGATCACCTCTTCCTTGCGGCTGTCCGAGATCAGCTTGGTGACGATGGGCGTGCGCCCTGGCGGCAACTCGTCGATGGTGGAGACATCGAGGTCGGCGTAATAGCTCATGGCAAGCGTGCGCGGAATCGGTGTGGCGCTCATCATCAACAAATGCGGCTCCATGCCCGTGGCCGCGAGCTTTTGCCGCAGCGCTAGGCGCTGGGCCACGCCAAAGCGGTGCTGCTCGTCGATCACGGCCAGAGCCAGGTTCTTGAACTGCACCTGCTCCTGAATCACGGCATGGGTGCCCACGACCAGCGCCGCCTCGCCGCTTTCCACCAGCGCCAGCATCGCGGCCCGCTCCTTCTTTTTCTGAGCGCCGGCCAGCCAGGCGACCTTTTTGCCCAGCGGCGCCAGAATCGGCTCCAGCCAGCCGACCAGCTTGCCAAAATGCTGCTCGGCCAGAATCTCGGTGGGCGCCATCAATGCGCACTGCCAGCCGGCCTCGATACAGGCCACGGCAGACAGTGCTGCCACCACCGTCTTGCCCGAGCCCACATCGCCCTGCAGCAAACGATGCATGGGAATACGGCGCTCCATATCGGCCCGAATCTCGCCCACCACGCGCTGCTGCGCCCCCGTCAGGCCAAACGGCAGCTGCGCCAGAAACTGCTGGGTCAGATCCACCATACCGGCCTGCGGCCTGAGCACGGGCGCGCGCAAGCGGGCGCGCTCGCGCTTGGCCTCGTACTGGGACAGCTGCTGGGCCAGCAGCTCTTCCGCCTTGAGTCTTTGCCAGGCCGGGTGGGAATGGTCCTCCAGAGTGACCAAGGCCACGTCGGGCGTTGGATGGTGCAGAAAAATGAGCGCACTACGCAAGTCATATGCCGGCTGCAGTCCATTTTGACCATAGAACTGCGCGATGGGAGGCGACTGCCCCGGTGGCAAGGTCTCGGACAGATCGGCACGCAACAGCGCCGAGGCAATGGCCCGACGCAGATACGCCTGGGGCAGACTGGCAGTGGCGGGATAGACCGGTGTCAGTGCCGTGGGCAGCTCGCCGCCCGCCACCCGGAATGCAGGGTGCATCATCTGCCGCCCCCAGAAACCGCCCTTGACCTCGCCGCGAATGCGCAGGCGCGCCCCGGGCGCCATGGTCTTTTGCTGCGACGGATAGAAGCTGAAGAAGGTCAGCAGACAGGTGCTGCTGCCATCATCCACGGTGACCTTGAGCATGCGCCGCGGGCGCAGCTGCACCTCGCTGTGCGTGACCGTGGCTTCGATCTGCACTGTCTCGCCATCACGCGCGTTCTTCAGCGGCACGATGCGGGTTTCGTCCTCATAGCGCAGCGGCAGATGCAAAGCCAGATCGATATCGCGCGTCAACCCCATCTTCTGCAAGGCCTGCTGCGCAGGGCTGACGGTCTTTTTGGGAGCGGCATCCTGGTCCATGCCCGCCTTTTTCTCACGAGCGGCAGCGCGCTTGACAGCAGACTTCGGCTCGGCAACAGGCTTTTTTGACACAGACAACTGAGACTCCTTGACTACACTCCCCGCAACAGGGAAAGCAATGTATGTATATACAGCATATACAGGTTTGCAAACAACTGCCGCCAGCGCAATAACGCCAAAATCGCTACCATTCTCAAATTGTTACTATGTGTTTCCTCAGAAATCCATGTTGAAGCGAGTTGATGTCGAGCACCTGCGCCCGGGAATGTTTGTGCACGAGTTCTGCGGCTCGTGGATGGAGCACCCCTTTCTGCGTGCCCGCCTCCTGCTCGATCAGCCCAGGGACCTGGAACGCCTGCTTGCCACCACCATCCGCCAGGTTTGGATAGACACCGACAAGGGGGCCGACATCGCCCCCGACATCACGCCGGCCGAGGTCTTTGAGTCGCCAGGCGACGAAGCTGTGCCAAGCTCGCCGGCACGGCCCACCAGAACCAGCATAGAGTTGCAGCAGGCTCATCAGATCATTGGGCAGGCACGTGATGTGCTCAAGACCATGTTCAAGGACGTTCGCCTGGGCCGTCCGCTGGACCTGCCTGCCTCAGGCCTGCTGGTCGACGAGATGGCCGAGTCGATCAAGCGCAACCCTCATGCCCTGATCAGCCTGGCGCGACTGAAGACTGCGGACAACTACTCCTATATGCACAGCATTGCGGTGTGCGCGCTGATGATTGGTCTGGCACGCCGCATGGGCCTGGACGAGCACCAGGTGCATCAGGCCGGTATCGCAGGCCTGCTGCACGATATCGGTAAAAGCAGAGTGCCGCTGGATGTTCTCAACAAGCCTGGGCCGCTGGATGCCGAGGAATGGGTCATCATGAAGTCCCACCCTCGCTGGGGCTACGAAATTCTGCTGCCTCAGGGGCTGGACGACGCCGTTACCGACGCCTGCCTGCATCACCACGAAAAAGTCGACGGCACGGGCTATCCCGACGGACTGAAGCAGGACGAGATCAGCCTGATGGCGCGCATGGCGGCAGTCTGCGATGTCTATGACGCAATCACCTCGGATCGCCCCTACAAGCAGGGCTGGCACCCGGCCATCGCGCTGCAGCGCATGGCGCAATGGGCGCCCCATCATTTCGACAAGGCCATCTTCGAGCAGTTTGTCCAGACGGTGGGCATCTACCCGCTGGGCTCGCTGGTGCGACTGCAGTCGCAGCATCTTGCCGTGGTGCTGGATGTCTCACCGACCTGCCTGCTGACCCCGAAAGTGCGGCGCTTTTACTGCCTCAGCCAACAGCGCCGCATCACACCCGAGATTCTCGATCTGGCTTGCCCCCTGGCCAAGGACAGCATAGTCGGGCGCGAAGACCCTGCCGACTGGCCCTTCAGGAATCTCAACGAGCTCTGGAACCCCGCCGCTGCTCAGCCCTGAAGCCGGCAGCCCTAATGGCGATTTGCGACAATCGCCCACTTGTTTGATTGAACTTGGAACGGGCCTCGTACGGCCCTCAAGCACCGCATGTCTTCCTGCACCCGTGAATTCACACTCAGCGATTTCGACTTCGACCTGCCCGAATCCCTGATCGCCCAGCATCCCACCGCCGTTCGCAGCGCCTCGCGCCTGCTTGACGGCCGCAGCCTCCCTGCCACCGACCGCATCTTCCGCGAACTGCCCGATCTGCTACAGCCAGGCGACCTGCTCGTCTTCAACGACACCAAGGTCATCAAGGCGCGCGTCTTCGGCGAAAAGGCCAGCGGCGGCAAGATCGAACTACTGGTCGAGCGCGTGCTGCAGAACAACGAGGTTGTGGCCCATATGCGCGTGAGCAAGAAACCCTTGCCCAGTGCCAAGATCCATCTTTGCGGCGGCCTCAGGAATGGCGGTTTCGAAGCCACCCTGCTGGGCCGCTGGCCGGACGAGAACGGGCCGCTGTTCCATCTTTCCTTCAAGGGCAACCAGGGCGAATCGCCCTATGAATTGCTGGAGCAGTTCGGCCACCTGCCTCTGCCGCCCTATATCGAGCGCCAGCAGAACGCCGAGCATGATCCGGATGAAAAGGAAGACAGCGAGCGCTACCAGACCGTGTTCGCAGCCCACCCTGGTGCCGTAGCCGCACCGACCGCCGCCCTGCATTTCGACGAGACCGTTCTGGCCGCCCTTCAAGCCAAGGGCGTGGAACGCGCCAGCGTCACCCTGCATGTAGGTGCCGGCACCTTCCAGCCCGTCAAGACCGAAAACCTTGCCGACCACACCATGCACAGCGAGTGGTACGACATTCCCCTGCCCACATTGGCCGCCATGGAGCGCTGCCGCCAGCGCGGCGGTCGCATCATTGCCGTGGGCACCACCACGGTGCGCACGCTGGAGTCCTGGGCCAAGTACGGCAATATCACTGGCGACACCAGCATCTTCATCACCCCGGGCTTTCAGTACCAAGTGGTCGACATGCTGATCACCAACTTCCATCTGCCCAAAAGCACGCTGATGATGCTGGTCAGCGCTTTTGCGGGCTATGAGCACATCATGGGCATGTATCAGCATGCGATTGCCCAGCATTACCGCTTCTTCAGCTATGGAGACTCCATGCTGCTGGAGCGCCAGCGCTGATCTGCAACACATTGGAGCCGCTGTGCCGGCTGCTGGCATAAGGAGTTACAGAAACACTGGGTCCGATCTTTTCTTAGTGGTAGATTTCATCGTTTTGTCAAAGTGCTTATTCATTTAGAAAAAAACAATGGAAGTTCAAACCCCACAAGATGAAGAGTTGGATCTGCTGGATCTATTGGTCACTCTCGCAGAAAACTGGAAAATTCTGATTTTCGGCCCACTGCTGGCTGGCATCGCGGCCTATGGGATCGGTCTGGCGATTCCCAAGACCTACGAGAGCAGCGCATCGGTTCAGGTGGAGCGTGCCGGCTCCAGCTTTACCGCCCCCATGGCCGCCAGCCTGGCCATGTCTGCAGACGTGCTGCATCAGATTGCCCCCGTTGCGGGCCTGGACGATGGCCTGACCAAGGAAGAAGTTTATAAAAAGCTCAGCAAGCGCATCACCGTCAATGTCGGCAAGCAGGACAAGCTGCTGAATATTTCAACGCAGGCCAAGTCGCCCGAAGCGGCTCAAAAGCTCAACCAGGCACTGCTGGACACCTTGTTTCCTCTGAGCAAGCCACGCGGTCTGGAAAAAAAGCAGCTGGAAGTGCAGCTGGCTTCCGAAAAGACTCGCCTGGAGGAATCCCTCAAGCTGGAGCATGACACTTCTGCCAATCTCTCCTCCGGAAAAAGTGTCACCGAAGCCACCAGCCGCCTCTATGGCGAACTGCTGACTGCCAACAGCAACCGCCAAAAGGGGATTCTGGACATGGAGCGTCGCCTCGGAGGCCTGGACAACGACGATGTGATTCAGATGCCGACCCTGCCCGAGCTCTCCATCAAGCCCAAGAAACCCATGCTGGCCATTGGTGCTGCTGTCGGCACCGGTTTCATCCTGCTGCTTTTTGTGTTCATCCGGCAGGCGCTGCGCACCGCCAAGGAGTCTTCGACCGAGCAGGCCGAAAAAATTGCGCGTATTCGTAACGCCATGCCCTGGTAATCCTTCTCCACCCCCATCCAGTGCCCGCACCTCACAGTGCGGGCATTTTTATGGGCGTCACAGCCAAAGCCGACAACTTCATCCCCCTAGAATTCTTCGCTTCTCTTGTCGCAAATCGCTACGGATATGCTCCCCAGCTGGCTCTCTCCCACACTTTCCCCGTCAGCGCAGTCTGCCATCCGCGGTGTTCTGCTCACCATATTCGCCTGCGCACTGTTTGCTGTTCTGGATAGCGCCACCAAGTTCACGGGAACGCTGCTTCCGGTTCTCATGGTTCTGTGGCTGCGCTTCATGGCCCAGGCTTTTGTCACCAGCGTGCTGGTCTTGCCCCGGCACGGCTTTTCGGCACTGAGAACCCGGAACTTGAGTTTTCAGCTGCTGCGAGCGATCTCGGGGCTGTTGACCACGGTCTGCGCCTTTTTCTGCATAAAGAACATGCCTTTGGCCAATTTCACGGCCATCTGGTCAGCTGCGCCGCTCTTTATCGTGGTGGCCTCGGCGCTCTTTTTCAAAGAGCAGGTCAGTCCTGCCCGTTGGTCGCTGCTGGTGATCGGTCTGCTGGCGGTGATTGCCATCGTCCGACCGGAGAACGACGGACAGGCCCTGGGCCTGGCCGCCCTGTGGCCGGTTGGTCTGCTGGTATCGGGCACCACCTACCAGGTCCTCGGAAGTCGCCTGTCGCGCCTGGATTCACCTCCGACCACCCAGCTTTACTCGACCTGGCTGCCCTTGCTGCTGACCACGCCTCTCATAGGCTTTGTATGGCAGCCCATCGATGACTGGCAGATCTACGCAGCGGCAGCTGTGATGGGCCTTTGCAGCGGCATTGGCCACCTGATGCTGCTGCAGGCATACACCCACGCGACGCCCGCAACCGTGGCGCCTTTCCTCTACAGCCAGATCGGCTTTGCCATGCTGATGGGCTGGCTGTTTTTCGGACAGCTTCCCGACAGCACATCGCTGCTCGGAATGACGGTGGTGACGCTCAGCGGCCTGACGGGCGTCTGGCTTGGAATCAGGGAAAAGCGCTGAGACTGCCCAGTCTGGCCATCTCAATAGCCGTGTCTGAGCTTGAACTCCCTGGCCTTGCCGAAGTGTCCGTTACCGATAAAGGGCACGGGAGGCCTCAGAGCCGATAGCGGTGAAGGGTGGTTGCTCATCAGCACCAGATGGCCACGATCCTGAGGAATGAACACACGCTTGGACTGGGCGTGCGAGCCCCAGAGCATGAAGACCGTGGGCCGCCCCTGCTCTGCCACCTGGCGGATGATGGCGTCGGTCAGCTCTTCCCAGCCCTTTTTGGCATGGCTAGCGGCCTGCCCTTCTTCCACCGTCAGACTGGTGTTGAGCAGCAGCACGCCATGCTGGGCCCAACCCACCAGACTGCCGCCGGGCTGGGGAAAAGCCGGAAACGGCGTGCCCAGTTCGCGCTGCATTTCCTT
This region of Comamonas thiooxydans genomic DNA includes:
- a CDS encoding phosphatase PAP2 family protein, whose protein sequence is MPVFSAATPVVLLAQWVDSHVIWVLLLLLLVGACMLRCRAQGRAGWLWQDRSADFRPDGGRLLAVAALAAVLLALLSVGVHQSQSAQPPQGLMALDLTLQRAVSAALPPTLQPLVRAWTQLGDLRVMGLLSLVVGLWLLWRRQGLQLLSWVVAVAGTGLWVRFIKGTMQRARPLDGLVHEAGFSFPSGHSAGTAAIFGMLAWLAARHLPRRWRTWVFAAAALLALSTGLSRVLLSVHHASDVLAGLCLGLGWTALVLWLTDRVEHGGGAIGPPQAEAQLPLR
- a CDS encoding Dps family protein is translated as MTKQGKDKSQKQKSDAAPQVPAGIHIGISDEDRAAIAKGLSALLADTYTLYLTTHNFHWNVTGPMFNTLHTMFMAQYTELWNAVDPVAERIRALGHHAPGSYAQFGKLTSLPDAPAQPPKALEMVRILVQGHEAVARTARQLFPRADKAGDEPTADLLTQRLAVHEQTAWMLRSLLEE
- a CDS encoding LysR substrate-binding domain-containing protein, producing the protein MTLTELKYIVAVAREKHFGRAAEACYVSQPTLSVAIKKLEEELDVKIFERSAGEVSVTSLGEEIVRQAQSVLEQANEIKEIAKRGKDPLSGVLTLGVIYTIGPYLLPDLVRNSINMTPQMPLMLQENFTVKLLEMLRTGEIDCAIMAEPFPDTGLALAPLYDEPFMAAVPSTHPLAQKKSLSTTDLKNETMLLLGAGHCFRDHVLEVCPEFARYASNSEGIRRTFEGSSLETIKYMVAAGMGVTLVPRLSVPEDALAPIERRRRADEPHIRYLPIHEEDGIAPPTRRVVLAWRRSFTRYEAIAALRNAVYACPLPGVQRLTQ
- the recG gene encoding ATP-dependent DNA helicase RecG — encoded protein: MSVSKKPVAEPKSAVKRAAAREKKAGMDQDAAPKKTVSPAQQALQKMGLTRDIDLALHLPLRYEDETRIVPLKNARDGETVQIEATVTHSEVQLRPRRMLKVTVDDGSSTCLLTFFSFYPSQQKTMAPGARLRIRGEVKGGFWGRQMMHPAFRVAGGELPTALTPVYPATASLPQAYLRRAIASALLRADLSETLPPGQSPPIAQFYGQNGLQPAYDLRSALIFLHHPTPDVALVTLEDHSHPAWQRLKAEELLAQQLSQYEAKRERARLRAPVLRPQAGMVDLTQQFLAQLPFGLTGAQQRVVGEIRADMERRIPMHRLLQGDVGSGKTVVAALSAVACIEAGWQCALMAPTEILAEQHFGKLVGWLEPILAPLGKKVAWLAGAQKKKERAAMLALVESGEAALVVGTHAVIQEQVQFKNLALAVIDEQHRFGVAQRLALRQKLAATGMEPHLLMMSATPIPRTLAMSYYADLDVSTIDELPPGRTPIVTKLISDSRKEEVIERIAAQVASGRQVYWVCPLIEESEALDLSNATATHEYLSEMLPGVMVGLLHSRMPTVEKKAVMELFSAGVMGVLVSTTVIEVGVDVPNASLMVIEHSERFGLSQLHQLRGRVGRGAAASACVLLYSVNDNGRLSDTGKERLRAMAETNDGFEIARRDLEIRGPGEFLGARQSGAPMLRFADLEQDVLLLDWARELAPLMLEQFPALAARHVSRWLGGKAEYLKA
- a CDS encoding HD-GYP domain-containing protein yields the protein MLKRVDVEHLRPGMFVHEFCGSWMEHPFLRARLLLDQPRDLERLLATTIRQVWIDTDKGADIAPDITPAEVFESPGDEAVPSSPARPTRTSIELQQAHQIIGQARDVLKTMFKDVRLGRPLDLPASGLLVDEMAESIKRNPHALISLARLKTADNYSYMHSIAVCALMIGLARRMGLDEHQVHQAGIAGLLHDIGKSRVPLDVLNKPGPLDAEEWVIMKSHPRWGYEILLPQGLDDAVTDACLHHHEKVDGTGYPDGLKQDEISLMARMAAVCDVYDAITSDRPYKQGWHPAIALQRMAQWAPHHFDKAIFEQFVQTVGIYPLGSLVRLQSQHLAVVLDVSPTCLLTPKVRRFYCLSQQRRITPEILDLACPLAKDSIVGREDPADWPFRNLNELWNPAAAQP
- the queA gene encoding tRNA preQ1(34) S-adenosylmethionine ribosyltransferase-isomerase QueA: MSSCTREFTLSDFDFDLPESLIAQHPTAVRSASRLLDGRSLPATDRIFRELPDLLQPGDLLVFNDTKVIKARVFGEKASGGKIELLVERVLQNNEVVAHMRVSKKPLPSAKIHLCGGLRNGGFEATLLGRWPDENGPLFHLSFKGNQGESPYELLEQFGHLPLPPYIERQQNAEHDPDEKEDSERYQTVFAAHPGAVAAPTAALHFDETVLAALQAKGVERASVTLHVGAGTFQPVKTENLADHTMHSEWYDIPLPTLAAMERCRQRGGRIIAVGTTTVRTLESWAKYGNITGDTSIFITPGFQYQVVDMLITNFHLPKSTLMMLVSAFAGYEHIMGMYQHAIAQHYRFFSYGDSMLLERQR
- a CDS encoding Wzz/FepE/Etk N-terminal domain-containing protein, with the protein product MEVQTPQDEELDLLDLLVTLAENWKILIFGPLLAGIAAYGIGLAIPKTYESSASVQVERAGSSFTAPMAASLAMSADVLHQIAPVAGLDDGLTKEEVYKKLSKRITVNVGKQDKLLNISTQAKSPEAAQKLNQALLDTLFPLSKPRGLEKKQLEVQLASEKTRLEESLKLEHDTSANLSSGKSVTEATSRLYGELLTANSNRQKGILDMERRLGGLDNDDVIQMPTLPELSIKPKKPMLAIGAAVGTGFILLLFVFIRQALRTAKESSTEQAEKIARIRNAMPW
- a CDS encoding DMT family transporter produces the protein MLPSWLSPTLSPSAQSAIRGVLLTIFACALFAVLDSATKFTGTLLPVLMVLWLRFMAQAFVTSVLVLPRHGFSALRTRNLSFQLLRAISGLLTTVCAFFCIKNMPLANFTAIWSAAPLFIVVASALFFKEQVSPARWSLLVIGLLAVIAIVRPENDGQALGLAALWPVGLLVSGTTYQVLGSRLSRLDSPPTTQLYSTWLPLLLTTPLIGFVWQPIDDWQIYAAAAVMGLCSGIGHLMLLQAYTHATPATVAPFLYSQIGFAMLMGWLFFGQLPDSTSLLGMTVVTLSGLTGVWLGIREKR
- a CDS encoding uracil-DNA glycosylase — translated: MNFTSQSMSANTAAPTQLMSADPQDWPVSPDWQAVVDSFLAGSTGQGLLQFLQQRLDAGAVIFPPKPLRALELTPAEEVRVVILGQDPYHGRGQAEGLAFSVAPGVRVPPSLQNIFKEMQRELGTPFPAFPQPGGSLVGWAQHGVLLLNTSLTVEEGQAASHAKKGWEELTDAIIRQVAEQGRPTVFMLWGSHAQSKRVFIPQDRGHLVLMSNHPSPLSALRPPVPFIGNGHFGKAREFKLRHGY